In the Phaseolus vulgaris cultivar G19833 chromosome 7, P. vulgaris v2.0, whole genome shotgun sequence genome, one interval contains:
- the LOC137829522 gene encoding exocyst complex component EXO70H1-like — protein MRTICREPKTQSFTFSRHTSAPTSSLSTTPSTSTKESMVSTSIEEAEALILKWDPETSTYGSVTSLFYNDKAEAMHYIHCVNQLQKTMHALLEHNPSSRKLVLAQNLMQMAMKRLQKEFYQILSMSRAHLDPESVSARSSTTSRTSFCSDSYDEGTAEDDVRDTGDCISEVERVSSETVAVLKSIADCMVSNGYGKECVTVYTTMRKSIVDEGIYRLSVEELSASRVNKMAWEVLELKIKAWLEAVKIGVRTLFAGERILCDQVFGASHSVAEACFAEISRSGAALLFRFPELVARTKKSPPEKIFRMIDMYAVIAELWPEIESIFSFDSTSAAKSQAYALLFRLSESIRTSFFEFETTIQKDSSKSGAKFAGVHSLTVQVMNHLSTLADYSNVLSEIFFDVPPPSRSPLPESYLYSPQSDNSTITETEFSVQMARLILVLLCKIDGKSRHCKEVSLSYLFLTNNLRHVVAKVRTSNLIYVLGDDWVLNHEARMKRLMENYERVAWGKVLSSLPENPTAEMPPAEARVMFGNFNLEFEKAYQRENVFTIPEQEFREEIKASLARKISPVYREMHETRRNTEGSVREMREYVIFTPEDIENYMLNLFNARRSSSTAEEKHFIFCKKFFL, from the coding sequence ATGAGAACCATTTGCCGGGAGCCAAAAACGCAGTCGTTCACCTTTTCCCGCCACACTTCGGCACCAACTTCATCTCTATCTACAACACCTTCCACCAGCACGAAGGAAAGCATGGTTTCCACCAGCATAGAGGAAGCCGAAGCTCTGATACTGAAATGGGACCCTGAAACCTCCACGTACGGAAGCGTAACCTCTCTCTTCTACAACGACAAAGCTGAGGCCATGCACTACATCCACTGCGTTAACCAACTTCAGAAAACCATGCACGCCTTGCTTGAACACAACCCCTCCTCACGAAAACTCGTCCTCGCACAAAACCTAATGCAAATGGCCATGAAGAGGCTCCAGAAAGAGTTCTACCAGATATTATCCATGAGCCGGGCCCACCTCGACCCTGAATCCGTCTCCGCCAGATCCTCCACCACCTCTAGAACCTCTTTCTGTTCCGACAGCTACGACGAAGGAACGGCGGAAGACGACGTTCGTGACACAGGTGATTGTATCTCCGAAGTCGAACGCGTTTCCTCTGAAACCGTGGCGGTGCTCAAATCCATTGCTGACTGCATGGTTTCCAACGGTTACGGCAAGGAATGTGTCACCGTTTACACGACGATGAGAAAATCGATCGTCGACGAAGGCATTTATCGCCTCAGCGTGGAGGAATTGAGCGCGTCGAGGGTGAATAAGATGGCCTGGGAAGTGCTGGAGCTGAAAATCAAGGCTTGGTTAGAGGCGGTTAAGATCGGCGTGAGGACGCTCTTCGCCGGAGAGAGGATTCTTTGCGATCAAGTATTCGGTGCGTCACATTCCGTCGCGGAAGCTTGCTTTGCCGAGATTTCGAGAAGCGGAGCCGCTTTGCTGTTCAGATTTCCCGAACTCGTTGCTAGAACAAAAAAGTCCCCACCGGAGAAGATCTTCCGAATGATTGATATGTACGCCGTGATCGCCGAGCTGTGGCCGGAAATTGAATCAATATTCTCGTTCGATTCAACATCCGCAGCTAAATCTCAAGCCTACGCTCTACTTTTCCGACTCTCCGAGTCCATACGAACGAGTTTCTTTGAATTCGAGACCACAATTCAGAAAGACTCTTCTAAATCGGGTGCAAAATTCGCCGGCGTCCATTCTCTGACAGTGCAAGTAATGAATCACTTGTCTACACTCGCGGATTACAGCAACGTGCTCTCTGAAATTTTCTTCGACGTGCCACCGCCATCTAGGTCGCCGTTGCCGGAATCTTATTTGTACAGTCCACAATCTGACAATTCTACGATAACGGAGACGGAGTTCTCGGTGCAGATGGCGAGGCTGATTCTAGTCCTTCTTTGCAAGATCGACGGTAAATCAAGACATTGCAAGGAGGTTTCGTTATCTTACCTGTTTCTGACGAACAATCTCAGGCACGTGGTGGCCAAGGTCCGAACCTCGAACTTGATTTACGTTCTCGGCGACGATTGGGTTTTGAATCACGAGGCGAGGATGAAGCGGTTGATGGAGAACTACGAGAGAGTGGCATGGGGCAAAGTTCTTTCATCTTTGCCGGAAAATCCAACAGCGGAAATGCCGCCGGCAGAGGCGAGGGTTATGTTCGGAAATTTCAATCTAGAATTCGAGAAAGCTTACCAGAGAGAGAACGTGTTTACCATTCCGGAACAGGAATTCCGAGAAGAGATCAAAGCGTCACTGGCAAGAAAAATAAGCCCCGTTTACCGCGAGATGCATGAAACGCGCCGCAATACAGAGGGAT